Proteins co-encoded in one Bacillus infantis NRRL B-14911 genomic window:
- a CDS encoding SpoIIIAH-like family protein, which translates to MLLKKQTVWLLTMLSLVVVLSVYYITTPEQKSNDLAAVEEKANEETAGAEESSAEETASEDGETVISGVSSDEMFETLRMQMEDERSRMEEELTNVMASTDLSAEERNEAKEKIDQLRDVAQKEILLETVIKAMDYEDVLVRADGEKVRITIKSKEHSPTAANEIIQMVKGEIPQLQVASVEFEPGK; encoded by the coding sequence ATGCTATTGAAAAAACAAACAGTCTGGCTTTTAACAATGCTAAGTTTAGTCGTCGTGCTCTCTGTCTACTACATTACTACTCCTGAACAAAAAAGCAATGATCTGGCCGCAGTCGAGGAAAAGGCAAATGAAGAAACCGCAGGTGCAGAAGAGTCATCTGCTGAAGAAACTGCTTCTGAAGATGGCGAAACAGTCATCTCCGGTGTTTCCAGCGATGAAATGTTCGAAACGCTCCGCATGCAGATGGAAGATGAGCGCAGCCGGATGGAAGAGGAACTCACCAATGTCATGGCCTCCACAGATCTTTCCGCTGAAGAACGAAACGAAGCGAAGGAAAAAATCGACCAGCTTAGAGATGTTGCACAGAAAGAAATCCTTCTTGAAACAGTCATTAAAGCCATGGACTATGAAGACGTCCTTGTAAGGGCAGACGGAGAAAAAGTCCGCATTACCATCAAATCAAAAGAACACTCGCCAACAGCTGCCAACGAAATCATCCAAATGGTAAAAGGCGAAATCCCGCAGCTGCAGGTAGCATCAGTAGAATTTGAACCTGGGAAATAG
- the spoIIIAG gene encoding stage III sporulation protein AG — protein sequence MDNEKGPLAWIKKHLMGSGENKKQGKYQYLLIALLFGAAIMLISSSFFKEEEAGGVLPAFSSQEGKETEDVPAFGQKKTGGNGSITDYEKAYEAQLKEALDSIIGVDDVTVVVNVDATEKKVLEKNSTTKSQTTDETDREGGKRKVEDLSKEDQLVIIRDGEKEVPIVVETKKPVIRGVLVVAKGADNIQVKKWIIEAVTRSLDVPSHRVAVMPKKSKGES from the coding sequence ATGGACAATGAAAAGGGGCCGCTGGCTTGGATAAAGAAACACCTGATGGGAAGCGGTGAAAATAAGAAGCAGGGAAAATATCAATATTTGCTGATCGCCCTATTGTTCGGGGCAGCGATCATGCTCATCAGCAGCTCCTTTTTCAAGGAGGAAGAAGCTGGCGGGGTGCTTCCGGCTTTCAGCAGCCAGGAAGGGAAGGAAACTGAAGATGTCCCGGCCTTTGGCCAAAAGAAGACAGGCGGGAACGGGTCTATCACTGATTATGAAAAAGCGTATGAAGCCCAGTTGAAGGAAGCGCTCGATTCCATAATTGGTGTCGATGATGTCACGGTTGTTGTCAATGTGGATGCAACTGAGAAGAAGGTATTGGAAAAGAACTCCACAACCAAGTCCCAAACGACCGATGAAACCGATCGGGAGGGAGGTAAAAGGAAAGTGGAGGATTTGTCCAAGGAAGACCAGCTGGTGATTATCAGAGATGGAGAAAAAGAGGTTCCGATAGTGGTGGAAACGAAAAAACCTGTTATACGGGGAGTACTCGTCGTCGCTAAAGGGGCCGATAACATACAAGTAAAAAAGTGGATCATTGAGGCTGTAACGCGGTCGCTGGATGTCCCAAGCCACCGTGTAGCTGTAATGCCAAAAAAATCTAAGGGGGAATCCTGA